CCCTatactctaaactctaaatctGAAATCCTAGTTCATTAATACAAATAatggtcatttcacaaataataaaaatatgtaaaataataattttagtttaatAAATAAAGGTGTCAAAATATATCAGGTGAAAATGACTACAGGACATTACTTCAGTcgaattcaaaattttctcaTGTGTTTAGaacacataataattactctTTAGTGTGTGACACGTGGCAATAAGTTAGACGAGAGTTTTGGGAGTTTCTTTAGTATTTTATGCTTTTGCAGGGAAAAAATTATTATGGGGCATTATTACGTGTTTCCTATTTTTATATTGTAGttggaaaaattattatatatattgtgatgTAATATTTAATgttattatttgttttttattttattttttattaattacttatatttaaataatttttattgagtatatataacataatgaaataatataattgGATACAATATCatgaaataatataattgattagTATACATTATCTATATCGTGAGTCCGATATACATAAGGGTAAATTCCTCTTATAGTACATGATGTTTGGCTATTTAGACAATTTGGTATCTAATGTATGAAAACTGACAATTTAGTAGCTAAAGTTTTcaaatttatgtcattttggtacttatatCAATTttaaccatattttcagggttatttccgtcatcatATCTctattttacttcattttttcataatatctccaaattgcctctaaattatcactaaaaatttgataactcatccacttagtatctgtaatgatttacgtatataaattttcataatttaactatcaatctaaattaattttaattataaataattttaaaaaaaatattttaataaaaaattataattacataaaggcaatttattcatttgtataaaataattaggatacgataagtatattaagtaaaaaaaattattttcgatatatgtGAATAGATGGAGtaaatatatcaatttaattatctctaaagaaatgtaattataggaagaaataaaaaaaaatgtgaatttaatgaatttagagttaaaataacgaaaataaccctaaaaatataatcaaaatTGTTAGAAGTACTAAAATAActtacaaatgagaatttCAGTACTAAATTGTCCGTTTTTCctacataaatattaaattgttGAAGTACCTatacataataattactctTTAGCGTGTGACACGTGGCGGGAAGTTAGCGGAGAGACGGATGTGATGGGAGttacttttgttttttataCTTTTGGCgggaaaaattattatatgtcccagtgtttcttttgttttttatgcTTTTGGTGTTATGCTTTTTTATGGGTGACACGTGGCGGGAAGTTAGCGGAGGGACGGGACGTGAAAGGAAATGAGCTCTTTGGCTTTGCCGGCTTGTGAAAAGAGCAATGCACTATTCCCCTATGGACTATCGATAATTATAAATTGAATGGAGACATGATGCATGTGATGATGAAGGAGAAATACTCCATTAGGTTAGCTAGTGATGCATGATCAACGTTCAACGAGCGTGAACCAAAAAACAAGAAcgaacctagctagctagattgAGCACACACCGATACAAAGAACCAACAAATTAAATTGTCTGGTCGAAACCATAGATAAGAAATGCAATAACTGCTATACCATAGAAGACAATTTACcaattaatatattatatatacccggcCTACTATCAGTACTATGCATACGTACgacagattatatatatattatgtacatTTTAGGGGGCCAAGACAACTATGCATACAATAGTttctatatacatatattatgtACAATTTAGGGTGCAAAGTGAAAACTTTCCGGGGGGTTTGTAAAAAGAGtatcacaatatatatatatatatatatatatatatatgggagATCGATCGAGAAGATCTAAACAAACCACACTCGGATCGAAATAAAACGGACATATATATGGTAACGACCGTAACGTATGTATATACAACCCAGACGTCCTAGATATTATAGTTCATATAGCATATGGTCAGTGGCAGATTTAGGCTAGTCTTGCAGCCCTGGTAGGATATttgtaaaatataattaacCTACCATACCTATTTACATTCATTGGTTAGGCTTGATTATGTTAATTCAGGGGTGTTAGGTCAACTCCCCCTAAAAGCATTtcattttgttcttgttcagtCCTCCTTCTTAGTCTTACCGATTAGAACTTAGACATGTAATGAAATTTatcttatttattattttacatcTGGGTTTGGTTTTTTAGTTTTAGGTTACATTATTGTTGTTGTGGTGCTGAAATACTTTAATAACAAAATGAAGTTTTCACTTGCATAAAAAAACATCGTCACTTGTTAATAAGATTTGAATGACAGTCACTTTTTCAATACTTATTAgctaaatgaaaattttatcaACTCAAAAAATCATACCGTAAGGCCATATAGACTCAAAAATACActatattcttatttatgtAATAGATTTTTTTAAACCCGGTAGCCATTTCATCCTGGATCCACTACTGCGTATGGTTTGAATCGAAATAaaacgtacatatatatggtaaaCGACCATAACGTACGAATATACAACCCAGACGTCCTAGATATTATAGTTAATATAGCGTATTAGTTTCGCTTCACCGGCGGCAAATGAAAACTAATTATTAGTCGTTACAGTATTTGTTAGTTCAGCTAGCTAAACAAATGGTATTTGTGAAGAGTAGgagtgggcataaaaaacagaaatctcgatcctgtcccgaaattcatagggacggaaCGGGagggaggtctaaaaacgttcgtcccgtcccaatcCCGTCCCGCTTCATAATAATAggatgagacgtgggacgaataatttatatatcgcttcgtcccgtcccacctttaatgaaaacttaaaattcttatatatttatatcaaattaaaactaatttatgttcttaataactccaaaattatataaactcaaataataatggtagattataatattttgaacatattatgtatttttttttaaattttattattaaatattactttgttatgaaaaaaaataaaaatataggtttttatttaacttcataggaatgtgggatttgtcccgtcccgatcacgtctcaaccgggattaatcccgagtggaatacattcttaaaaaccttcgtcccgtcccgatcccgattcaaaagagtgggacgggacgtgggatgagcctcgtcccgtgcccacccctagtgaAGAGTAAAGTGACAAGAGTCTCGTCcggtgcccacccctagtgtGAAGAGTAAAGTGACAAGATGACTCAAATGTGGTGATCAATATATTTCGATCTCAACTATCAACATACAACCTTAAAATCTGATTAACTTTCCAATGCAATTTTTTCGAATTTTACAACCTTAAGGTAATTTTTATTTGGCTTAGTGATGCAACTTCAAGACCATTGCACAATAACTCAGTAAGCAACCTGATCACATGCtcatgaccaaaaaaaaaaaaacttatcacATGCGTCACATAAAACCCCGGCCGTTCGTTGTTGCCAAAGCTCACAACTATGTTTACAAGTTTCTATGTTCTCTGCGTTCTACTTCAAACCTTTAGATCACGATTATTGGCCCGCCTGGTCCGGTGGGCGGTGGTGGCGGTGAAGGTGGTGGAATAATCTCAGGGCCATGAGGCGGTGGAGGCACTACATCCGGTGGCTGCGGTGGCAGTATGTCAGGTCCTGGAGTCGGGTTATCTGGAAAAGGTCGTGGCACATCCAGATTAGGAGGTACTGGAAAACCTGGTCCCGGAATTGGGTCCGGGTCGATTGATGGAGGATAAGGGCTGACCTCAGGTGGAGTGGTATTTGGAATACAAACTTCCGGAGAGGTAGAGATTCCAGGTACTACAGGTGGAACAGTAGGCCGATCAAAGTCCGGCACCGGAGGAGAAAACTCCGGTGGTCTTCGAG
This is a stretch of genomic DNA from Argentina anserina chromosome 4, drPotAnse1.1, whole genome shotgun sequence. It encodes these proteins:
- the LOC126790861 gene encoding uncharacterized protein LOC126790861, whose product is MSSFSAICSTLVKRTIPLCLVSKTSTSSITPPLFLSLKNSIFPNRPPILVHARLSDSPSEYPTRRPPEFSPPVPDFDRPTVPPVVPGISTSPEVCIPNTTPPEVSPYPPSIDPDPIPGPGFPVPPNLDVPRPFPDNPTPGPDILPPQPPDVVPPPPHGPEIIPPPSPPPPPTGPGGPIIVI